The Listeria swaminathanii genome has a window encoding:
- a CDS encoding YutD family protein: protein MTITIQDLNYEIITNYRDAFDEEKLNERFSDILGRYDYIVGDWGYDQLRLKGFFEDDNRKAAYDNKISTLKEYIYEYCNFGCAYFVIKKVK, encoded by the coding sequence GTGACGATTACGATTCAAGATTTAAACTACGAGATTATCACCAATTATCGCGATGCTTTTGACGAGGAAAAGTTAAACGAACGGTTTAGCGATATTCTTGGGCGCTATGATTATATAGTAGGTGACTGGGGTTACGATCAACTTCGGCTGAAAGGCTTTTTCGAAGACGACAACCGCAAAGCCGCGTATGACAACAAGATTAGCACATTGAAAGAGTATATTTATGAATACTGCAATTTTGGTTGTGCTTATTTTGTTATTAAAAAAGTAAAATAG
- a CDS encoding TIGR01457 family HAD-type hydrolase encodes MKNYKAYLIDLDGTMYRGAEVIPEAIIFIENLKRAGLPYLFVTNNSTKTPGQVAEHLTGMGIQAVSDDVFTTSQATVQFMLEQKREKSVYVIGERGIKQELTDNGFEITSSNPAFVVVGLDREVDYEKFSKAALAVRGGAMFISTNGDAAIPTERGLLPGNGSITSVVSVATETAPIFIGKPESIIMEQALAKLGVHKDEAIMVGDNYETDIMAGINYGMDTLIVHTGFTSKEALLTKEIQPTYAVTKLTDWKFN; translated from the coding sequence TTGAAGAATTATAAAGCGTATTTAATTGATTTAGATGGCACGATGTATCGCGGGGCAGAAGTTATTCCTGAGGCGATCATTTTTATCGAAAACTTAAAACGTGCGGGGCTTCCGTATTTATTTGTAACAAACAATTCAACAAAAACACCTGGGCAAGTAGCAGAACATTTAACTGGCATGGGAATTCAAGCTGTAAGTGACGATGTTTTCACGACTTCCCAAGCAACCGTACAATTTATGCTAGAACAAAAACGTGAAAAATCGGTTTACGTTATCGGTGAACGTGGAATAAAACAAGAACTAACGGATAATGGATTTGAAATAACTTCTAGTAATCCGGCGTTTGTTGTTGTGGGACTTGATCGAGAAGTTGATTATGAGAAATTTTCGAAGGCAGCACTTGCGGTTCGCGGTGGTGCAATGTTTATTTCGACAAACGGCGATGCGGCAATTCCAACTGAACGTGGTTTGCTTCCGGGAAATGGTTCGATTACATCGGTTGTTTCCGTGGCGACAGAAACCGCACCAATTTTTATTGGAAAGCCGGAATCGATTATTATGGAGCAGGCACTTGCAAAACTCGGCGTCCATAAAGACGAAGCAATCATGGTTGGCGACAACTACGAAACTGATATTATGGCGGGAATCAACTACGGCATGGATACATTAATCGTCCACACCGGCTTTACCTCCAAAGAAGCACTACTTACAAAAGAAATCCAGCCTACATATGCTGTAACAAAGCTAACAGATTGGAAATTTAACTAG
- a CDS encoding GNAT family N-acetyltransferase has protein sequence MVSIQKVTKDNFHETAKLQVHPHQKTFVAENWYSIIEASFEETYHSLVIYADNTPVGYAMYGKDTEDGEFWLVRFMTGKEHQGKGYGGDALEQIIEMVKNLPEKPARLRLSYEPDNHVAEKFYAKYGFEKTGEIIDGEAVADLWFKR, from the coding sequence ATGGTCTCAATTCAAAAAGTAACCAAAGACAATTTTCATGAAACGGCGAAATTACAAGTGCATCCTCATCAAAAAACATTTGTCGCAGAAAACTGGTATTCCATTATTGAAGCAAGTTTTGAAGAAACGTATCATTCGCTTGTTATTTATGCGGACAATACGCCCGTAGGCTATGCGATGTACGGAAAAGATACGGAAGACGGCGAGTTTTGGCTGGTGCGTTTTATGACTGGAAAAGAGCATCAAGGCAAGGGCTACGGCGGGGATGCGTTAGAACAAATTATCGAGATGGTGAAAAACTTACCAGAAAAGCCAGCGCGACTGCGTTTATCTTATGAGCCAGATAACCATGTTGCAGAGAAATTTTATGCGAAATATGGTTTTGAGAAAACAGGTGAAATTATCGACGGGGAGGCAGTTGCTGACTTGTGGTTCAAACGCTAA